A region of the Aethina tumida isolate Nest 87 chromosome 3, icAetTumi1.1, whole genome shotgun sequence genome:
AGGAGAAAATTAAGAGGAAGGAGGAGAAGAAAAGAATGGAGGAAGAACAAAAGAGTGCGAGAAAGGAAAAGGCGTTAAAAGGAATGAAATACCTCCTCGGAATAAGTGAAAAGTACTCCAACTTCTTTGTTAATACCACTCAGAGTGTGAACAAAAAGTATgttccaaaaaataatataaaaatataatttatataattaactatattttacAGAGATGTATTGaaggaaaagaataaatatcaaCCCACAATTGATGATTTACAAGTGGCTTCAATGAATGAAGACCTGAAGGTGGAAGACAAATCTACTGGTAATTTCTGCTTTACtttctgttattattttcttaatgcgtttttttttagaaactttGAATGCCAAAGAagacttaaaattattcaatggtAAATTGAGACCATACCAAATTGAGGGAGTTACATGGATGACTGTAAGTTAGGTTTAAGTTTACTTTtatcaaattgaaattatgttttcatACTGAACAtcctattaaataaaacattgtttaacAGACGCTTTACCACAATGGCTTGAATGGTATACTAGCAGACGAAATGGGCCTTGGTAAAACCGTCCAAATCATCGCACTTATCGCTTACCAACTGCAACGTGGAGTCGCCGGCCCGTACATGATTGTCGCCCCATTGTCGACGATTCCTAATTGGATCAGTGAATTCGAGAGATTCGCCCCACAAATTCCCGTCGTTGTTTTTCCCGGCGAAGCTGGCGTCCGTGAACGGGCCAAACCTAAAATCGCAGCAACCTATAAAGTTGGTGGGCACACAACCCGACCAGTCGTAATCACAAATTTCGGAGTACCATTGAGGGAAACCAGTTTCCTTGATAAATTCGTATGGCAGTACATTATTATCGACGAGGGACACAGGATCAAAAATCACGAGTCCAAATTATCGgtgtaagaatttttttaatttttccgcTTCCTAATGTAATTAacgtttattattgttttcagcATTCTGAGAAACTTAAATTCAACAAATCGTCTTCTATTAACTGGTACTCCACTTCAGAACAACATCACCGAATTATGGGCACTCTTGAATTTCGTTCTGCCGCACATTTTCAATAAGCTGGACACCTTCGAAACACTGTTTGAAATTGAAACGGTTCAAGACAAGAACAAGATTCTGGAATCAGAGGAAAAGGACAACATTGTCTCAACAATCCACAAAGTTTTGGGTCCGTTCATGTTGCGCCGTTTGAAATCAGAGGTGTTGGACGACATGGTACCTAAAAAGGAAGTGGTCATCTCCTGCCCCATGTCAAAAATGCAAAAAGATCTTTACAAATACGTGTTGGATCACAACATCGCAAAATTGAAGGGAGATGCGGAGGAGGAGGAAGAGGTGGACTTGTATGCACCGAGGAAGAAGAGGAAATGCACGGAAAACCGGAGGTATTTCCGCGATAACGAGAACGAAGACGATCTCTCCGACTATGAACAGCATATGGAAGAAATGGAGAAAATCCGAATCGGTAATTTGCCCAAGAAGGAAAAGAAGGAGTTCATCCATCGGGTTACGATGTCCAACAGCGTTGTGATGTACAAGAAAATCGTCGACCATCCCTACTTGGTACATTTTCCACTAGACCCTAATAGCACAGAGAAAAAGCTCTTAgttgatgaaaatttaattaaccacaGTGGGAAAATGATTGTCTTGCAGACCATGTTAAAGAAACTCAAAGAGAAGGGACATAAGGTAAAACATCCTTTCCTCTTTAAACAGTCAtagtttaatgaattttttcttAGGTTTTATTGTTCAGCACACTAGTCATGATGTTAGATATAATAGAGGAGTTAATGATAATGCGCGGCATCAAATACCAAAGGCTGGACGGCAGTTACAGTCTGCAGGAACGGCAGGAATGTATAGACAAGTTTAACAACGACCCAGACTGTTTCGTCTTCCTGATCTCCACACGATCCGGGGGACTCGGCCTCAATCTCACCTCTGCCGACACTGTCATCTTTTTCGATCGCGATTGGGTAACAAATCattgtttaaaaagaaaaccaAAAGCATTACATGTTTGTAACGTTTTTAGAATCCTCAAGCCGACATACAAGCGCAGGACCGATGCCACAGAATCGGTCAAACGCGACCGGTGGTCGTCTACACGTTGGTCCTGCGAAACACAATAGACGAACAAATCATCGCGTCCGGAAACATGAAAAGAAGACTGGAAAAAATCGTGATCCGCGATGGTAAATTCAAAACCCTGGACAGCAATGAACGTAACAAAACGGAAAACGATCTGCTGGAGCTGAAGAAACTGTTGATGGACGAGGAAAACGCCCAGAGTATCGATGAATTCTCCGACGCGCATCTGGACAAACTGTTGGATAGGTCTGATCTCTACGAAATGATGCGGgctaaagaaaaaaaagataaagaaaATCTACCTcgaacaaaaaaatgaaacctgttttttttgttttttgtgtatttatgcactatagtaatttaatttatttattatttcttcctTTTTCATGAGTattcttgttaattttaatatttgtattaaataatatgtatatatatttttttaatctatacgtttattatttcttttaatttaaaaagttatgtcATTGACTGAGAAAGTCTGGCTCAGCATCGGCTCAGTTACCAGAGTCTCAAAcaaatattgtgaaatttgACTACGACTGCAAGTGGtgctgttaaaatttaatagaaaatcttCACCataaaagtacaattttatttaatattacatttgtaaatatgttataagttagtaatattttgaagaagcaaagtgttatttaaaaaataattgagttgACTgagtagaaaattaattataagagaATTATGCAACAGTTTTTCACTTAATTTTTACTCAGCTCTCCAAAAAAAGTGACagcattttatacttttaaaaatatttttttaaaactaataactgaagttattataaataaataatttcactttTCTTTATTTGAGGTTTTGTACGAAAATATAAATGGTGACTGTTATTTTGTACtcctttattaacaaaaaggtaacacaaaataatataatactataGAATTGGATAGATTCCTGCAGTAGTAAGTCCACACATACTAGTGCCACGCTTCATCCTGATGTATCCATTTTCGCCCCAAGAGGATCCCCAAGTGTTCTGTAAAATAACCGCGTCCTTGGTATAACCAACCGCCAACAgataatgattaatataattgtcgACGCATGTGTCGTCCGAAAATATGCCGGaagtataaaacataaaatgatcAGACACGTCCACACCAACCGAAATCGGACCAATGGTAGCAATGGCTTCAATCAAGTCATCTTCGGTTCCATTAACGACTCCGTAGTCTCGAATTTTGAGAGCTATTTTATCTGGTTGAAACTGACATGTGCCGTAACGCTGGGGATAATCGGATGCGGCGTTTATTCCGTTTTTCTTCACGTAGTCGTACGCCGAAACTATGGAACCGCCTGTGCATCCTGGCCCGTCAACGCAGTCTTCCAGGTTGCTGACGCTTAAAAGGACCAACTCACCGTTGACGATTTTGTTCACACTTTGCATACTGCCCACCTAACGAATTCATCAATTTATTGCACCTTTATCGACATAGAATGTGAATACTTACTGCGACCGGACTCCATCCTCCACAAACAGATTGCGAAGGTACAGGCCCAACAGCTCCTTCATCCCTCCAGTCAATAGATTCCGGAGTATTGCCTCTTGATCTCAGTACCCTTCTCTTCTGTACTTGATGGGATTTGAAAGCAGGCAAAGTATTTCTAAATTCAGCTTTGCTCCAGTCTGCGTATTTGTTGATTGCTTTTTTGAACGTCACCAATCCTTGTTCGTATTTTAAGTTGTGCTCTTCGATTTCTTTAAGGTTCTTTTCGAATATACTGAGTCTGTAACTTTCTTCTTCTGGAGACGCGTACGTTTTGCCATATTGGACTTTAAACTTCTCAAAGTCGAGATTGGCTGTTGCTAAAACAACCAATGtagtgaaaattaaaatcgacTTCATCGTTTCAAAATTGATACTAAACTTAtcgttgtatttatttaagtttttatagtaCAATTTTGGAGTAATACAAGTGTTATGTATTGGTGCGGTGAATTACggtttatgataaaaatctaatttaagtctaaaattaaattgtaatcagTAGATCATTGACGATTAGACATGTCTCCAGCAGACTCTAGAAActgtattgtataaaaattgtattgattccaataatcaaaataaatcgatAACGCATTCGAATCACAgctaaatatatgttttaaataatattttgaccttcgttttttctaattacacCATATCATTCACATTATTTGATGTTAAAGGCTCGtaaaaattcacattattgttcattaaattatatttcattaataatagttattagaacaatatatatttctcaagataattaattgcttTCAGTATCACctataaattagattaattttaat
Encoded here:
- the LOC109595302 gene encoding digestive cysteine proteinase 2, producing MKSILIFTTLVVLATANLDFEKFKVQYGKTYASPEEESYRLSIFEKNLKEIEEHNLKYEQGLVTFKKAINKYADWSKAEFRNTLPAFKSHQVQKRRVLRSRGNTPESIDWRDEGAVGPVPSQSVCGGWSPVAVGSMQSVNKIVNGELVLLSVSNLEDCVDGPGCTGGSIVSAYDYVKKNGINAASDYPQRYGTCQFQPDKIALKIRDYGVVNGTEDDLIEAIATIGPISVGVDVSDHFMFYTSGIFSDDTCVDNYINHYLLAVGYTKDAVILQNTWGSSWGENGYIRMKRGTSMCGLTTAGIYPIL
- the LOC109595303 gene encoding lymphocyte-specific helicase-like, which translates into the protein MDIETCSRDSGFSDIEKKSNTPEADSSDEMETRRKAKTVGRKPSVAKSAKKLTKAEREERKAQKLKEQEDKALKKEMLQREKEEKRREKEAQVLLKQQEKEARALKKQLEEEDKQRRVAEKELRKEQKVEEQIRAAEEKQNEKQRKIDEKELLRKQKIEEQIRNAKMKEEEKIKRKEEKKRMEEEQKSARKEKALKGMKYLLGISEKYSNFFVNTTQSVNKKDVLKEKNKYQPTIDDLQVASMNEDLKVEDKSTETLNAKEDLKLFNGKLRPYQIEGVTWMTTLYHNGLNGILADEMGLGKTVQIIALIAYQLQRGVAGPYMIVAPLSTIPNWISEFERFAPQIPVVVFPGEAGVRERAKPKIAATYKVGGHTTRPVVITNFGVPLRETSFLDKFVWQYIIIDEGHRIKNHESKLSVILRNLNSTNRLLLTGTPLQNNITELWALLNFVLPHIFNKLDTFETLFEIETVQDKNKILESEEKDNIVSTIHKVLGPFMLRRLKSEVLDDMVPKKEVVISCPMSKMQKDLYKYVLDHNIAKLKGDAEEEEEVDLYAPRKKRKCTENRRYFRDNENEDDLSDYEQHMEEMEKIRIGNLPKKEKKEFIHRVTMSNSVVMYKKIVDHPYLVHFPLDPNSTEKKLLVDENLINHSGKMIVLQTMLKKLKEKGHKVLLFSTLVMMLDIIEELMIMRGIKYQRLDGSYSLQERQECIDKFNNDPDCFVFLISTRSGGLGLNLTSADTVIFFDRDWNPQADIQAQDRCHRIGQTRPVVVYTLVLRNTIDEQIIASGNMKRRLEKIVIRDGKFKTLDSNERNKTENDLLELKKLLMDEENAQSIDEFSDAHLDKLLDRSDLYEMMRAKEKKDKENLPRTKK